The genomic segment TCGTTGCCGTGGCGCCCCAGCAGCCCCGTCTTCTCCCGGAACCCGCCCAGTTCGACCAGCACCGGCGCCTCGTAAGCCTTGCGCATGCTTTCCTCCCTTCGCGGGGCGGCCCGTCCCCGCCGTCCGCCGGACGGCGCCGGCAGCGGAAAAGGGAACGATTCACCCCGCGCCCGCCGTCCCGGACCCCGGGTGGT from the Streptomyces xinghaiensis S187 genome contains:
- a CDS encoding keywimysin-related RiPP produces the protein MRKAYEAPVLVELGGFREKTGLLGRHGNDRLILSKN